A DNA window from Anastrepha ludens isolate Willacy chromosome 6, idAnaLude1.1, whole genome shotgun sequence contains the following coding sequences:
- the LOC128868175 gene encoding kinase D-interacting substrate of 220 kDa B isoform X5: protein MGSLAHRALLQYVDSNDLSGLRAILDSRHLSVDDRDENGTTGLMVVAGRGLTVFVREFLARGADVQAEDNDNWTALLCAAKNGHFDIVQLLIDNGADVEHRDMGGWTALMWAAYRGHTDLVRFLLEKGADVNVHGNYHLGPLLWAAGRGFKEIVDLLVQRGAKVNVGDKYGTTALVWACRKGNAEIVDTLLKAGANVDTAGMYSWTPLLVATSDGHTDCVTSLLEKRPNVNALDKDGMTALAIASREGFQEICAALIAAGAYINIQDRAGDTPLIHAVKGGHRGVVEALLKKHADVDIQGKDRKTGIYTAVEKGHTHIVKLLLSTNPDLEAATKDGDTALLRAVRNRNLEIVLMLLDRKAKVTASDKRGDSCLHIAMRARSKAIVEALLRNPKNSQLLYRANKAGETPYNIDTIHQKTILGQVFGARRLNTNEDSEGMLGYELYSSALADVLSEPTLTTPITVGLYAKWGSGKSFLLNKLRDEMNNFARQWAEPPIKTSGLLFIVNLHIALVLGTIVGLSSWSAMWGTIAAILYLVLTYLLLASIKYANNHMDVYWAYSVQHGIKKRIGRLRLILQVAFCHPPGAQADAQAKPVRFHFAEASSASPTGEGAVTHMLAALFEAIESHYGWLSTRLYRAFRPKALKATSGWRWRRMCCMPIVIIFELALLTLITGISLVVAYFTYASDDEQERILVSIYVICAVLVTIVCTNLHIMAKAFGSLFISQGRHLRRSVRHNEGAPLTALGTEVALMTDMIKCLDAFTNQQSRLVGVVDALDSCDTERILSVLNAIQTLLSSPNRPFVLLIAVDPHVIAKAAEANSRRLFTEGGIGGHDFLRNLVHLPVYLQNSGLRKVQRAQMTAMLFKRNYSEFPNEDGPTLGHSVSARRLSNASEIMSSQEKLRSSHNPGRSGGKKLRLSESVASSIGSNLHRLGQNPQGVLDLSRMMLTDDYFSDVNPRSMRRLMNVIYITVRLLKAFQIDFSWYRLSSWINLTEQWPLRASMIVLQHDNFMDSYDDNLPLQAVYEKVRPKIACLREAAPLLELDRDERKLDAFLQLHKSDLLVADLRIFLPFTINLDPYLRKVLKEDQQSIEDEGTLMLQNKPSVNTAVRIPPPTPTYVPSPAVYPPYQLFHNDYEMRHRNPSTISESALTPLIGSPSESFADDVLQTKLSDLTVEGVISLIERVDDLRPALPKLSPILRENAINGRVLKYCDINDLKGVLGLNFGHWELFRLLINTLRDCEKMQRKFKPTPAIADVPAAANTAAPKDTTDTHTLAPSQPHSRKNSTTSHMEKQVTLEEQMICGALQTLNEEAFEDVASSERPSPSGLPTDSELQLINTQSTTMPPASPVAQRRDSILKHQNSVKTDKHVSIKQDTQKSGSNKLQMTSNLEYISEKPSSLCSSASTLPSSGSTTLERRPSKTGTGPRPASLVITMNDHKGSQFKLVRSSSVDYEDIESQAPQGTVSKIILAEHLQEDESAPLVFTVHK from the exons ATGGGTTCATTAGCACATCGAGCGCTCCTACAATATGTGGACTCTAATGACCTATCCGGTTTGCGCGCTATCTTAGATAGTCGGCATTTATCCGTCGATGATCGTGATGAG aatggCACCACTGGACTTATGGTTGTTGCTGGACGTGGCTTAACTGTTTTTGTGCGGGAATTTTTGGCTCGCGGTGCAGATGTCCAAGCGGAGGACAATGACAACTGGACAGCACTATTGTGCGCGGCCAAGAATGGCCACTTCGATATCGTACAATTGCTTATCGATAATGGTGCAGATGTTGAGCACCGTGATATG GGCGGTTGGACGGCGCTAATGTGGGCTGCATATCGTGGTCATACCGATCTGGTGCGCTTTCTGCTGGAGAAGGGCGCAGATGTGAATGTGCATGGCAACTACCATCTGGGCCCACTTCTTTGGGCTGCCGGTCGTGGCTTCAAGGAGATTGTTGACCTCTTGGTGCAACGTGGTGCTAAAGTGAATGTTGGTGATAAGTATGGCACGACTGCGCTTGTGTGGGCGTGCCGTAAAGGCAATGCTGAGATAGTCGATACTCTGCTAAAAGCCGGTGCTAATGTCGACACAGCGGGCATGTATTCGTGGACGCCGCTACTGGTGGCCACTTCGGACGGGCACACAGACTGTGTCACTTCGCTGTTGGAGAAGAGACCCAATGTGAATGCGCTGGACAAGGATGGTATGACGGCGTTGGCGATTGCGAGCCGTGAGGGCTTCCAG GAAATTTGCGCTGCTCTAATCGCCGCTGGTGCATACATTAACATACAAGACCGCGCCGGCGATACCCCCCTCATACATGCCGTTAAAGGCGGGCATCGTGGCGTCGTTGAGGCACTGCTGAAAAAGCACGCTGACGTCGATATTCAAGGCAAGGATCGAAAAACAGGTATCTACACGGCGGTGGAGAAGGGTCACACGCATATCGTGAAACTACTTTTATCCACGAATCCCGATCTCGAAGCAGCAACCAAAGATGGTGACACCGCCTTACTGCGTGCCGTGCGTAATCGTAATTTAGAAATCGTGCTAATGCTGCTCGATCGCAAAGCAAAAGTAACGGCAAGTGACAAGCGTGGTGACAGCTGCCTGCACATTGCCATGCGCGCGCGGTCCAAGGCGATCGTTGAGGCTTTGCTGCGTAACCCGAAAAACAGTCAACTATTGTATAGGGCGAATAAGGCTGGTGAGACGCCATACAACATTGATACCATACATCAAAAGACAATACTTGGACAGGTATTCGGTGCTCGGCGACTAAATACAAATGAAGACTCGGAAGGCATGCTCGGCTATGAACTGTACTCATCCGCTTTGGCCGATGTATTGAGTGAGCCCACGCTAACCACACCCATTACGGTGGGTTTGTACGCCAAGTGGGGCAGTGGCAAGAGTTTTCTGCTGAACAAACTCCGCGACGAGATGAACAATTTCGCACGCCAGTGGGCGGAACCACCCATAAAGACTAGTGGACTGCTATTTATTGTGAATTTGCACATCGCTCTGGTGCTAGGCACTATAGTCGGTTTGTCTTCGTGGTCTGCTATGTGGGGTACGATAGCGGCGAtactttatttagttttgaccTACCTCCTGCTCGCCAGTATTAAGTACGCTAACAACCACATGGACGTGTATTGGGCCTATTCGGTGCAGCATGGCATTAAAAAGCGTATTGGACGCCTGCGACTTATTCTACAGGTGGCGTTCTGCCATCCGCCAGGTGCGCAAGCGGATGCCCAAGCGAAGCCAGTGCGTTTCCATTTCGCAGAGGCGAGCAGTGCATCGCCGACGGGTGAGGGGGCCGTTACACATATGTTGGCCGCTCTGTTCGAGGCAATCGAATCGCACTATGGTTGGCTTTCGACGCGGTTGTATCGCGCTTTTCGCCCCAAAGCGCTGAAAGCGACGTCTGGATGGCGGTGGCGGCGCATGTGTTGTATGCCGATTGTGATCATCTTCGAGCTGGCTTTATTAACGCTAATAACGGGTATCTCACTCGTGGTGGCATATTTTACATATGCTTCGGACGATGAACAGGAAAGGATACTCGTCTCGATTTATGTGATTTGCGCCGTTTTAGTGACTATTGTCTGCACAAATTTACATATAATGGCCAAGGCGTTCGGTTCGCTGTTTATTTCGCAGGGCCGTCATTTGCGGAGGTCGGTGCGGCATAATGAGGGCGCGCCCCTGACCGCGTTGGGAACGGAAGTGGCACTGATGACAGATATGATTAAG TGCCTCGATGCCTTTACAAATCAACAAAGTCGTCTGGTAGGCGTGGTGGATGCATTGGACTCCTGCGATACGGAGCGTATTCTCTCCGTGCTCAATGCGATACAAACACTGCTCTCCTCACCGAATCGGCCCTTTGTTCTACTCATCGCTGTCGATCCACACGTGATCGCCAAAGCAGCCGAAGCTAACAGTAGACGTCTTTTCACCGAAGGCGGAATTGGCGGACACGATTTCCTACGCAACCTCGTACATTTACCGGTGTATTTGCAAAATTCCGGTTTGCGGAAAGTACAACGCGCCCAAATGACTGCAATGCTCTTCAAACGTAACTACAGTGAATTTCCCAACGAAGATGGGCCGACACTGGGTCATTCGGTTTCAGCGCGTCGCTTGTCGAATGCGTCTGAAATTATGTCAAGTCAAGAGAAACTGCGTTCGTCACATAATCCAGGGCGCAGTGGCGGAAAGAAGTTGCGCTTGTCCGAGTCGGTGGCCAGTTCGATTGGCTCAAATCTACATCGCTTGGGTCAAAATCCGCAAGGTGTACTCGATTTGTCGCGTATGATGCTAACCGATGACTACTTCAGCGATGTGAATCCGCGTAGCATGCGGCGACTCATGAACGTCATCTACATAAcag TACGCTTACTGAAAGCATTCCAAATAGACTTTAGTTGGTATCGTTTAAGTTCGTGGATAAATTTAACGGAGCAGTGGCCGTTGCGTGCTAGTATGATTGTACTGCAGCACGACAACTTCATGGATTCCTATGACGACAATTTGCCACTACAAGCAGTATATGAAAA AGTACGCCCGAAGATCGCTTGCCTACGCGAAGCTGCGCCTCTACTCGAACTCGATCGTGATGAGCGCAAGTTAGACGCCTTTTTACAGTTGCATAAATCGGATTTGCTCGTGGCGGATTTGCGAATATTCCTGCCCTTCACAATTAATCTCGACCCATACTTGAGAAAAGTATTGAAAG AGGACCAACAATCAATCGAGGATGAAGGCACGCTAATGCTGCAAAATAAGCCTAGTGTTAACACTGCCGTACGCATACCCCCACCAACGCCTACGTATGTGCCTTCACCTGCTGTTTACCCACCATATCAACTATTCCACAACGATTATGAGATGAGACATCGAAATCCCAGTACGATCTCGGAGAGTGCATTAACGCCCTTGATCGGGTCGCCAAGTGAATCTTTCGCC GATGACGTGCTGCAGACAAAATTGTCCGACCTAACTGTGGAAGGTGTTATAAGCCTAATCGAACGTGTGGATGATCTGCGTCCCGCTTTACCCAAATTGTCACCAATTCTCAGAGAAAATGCGATTAATGGACGCGTACTGAAGTACTGCGATATTAACGATCTGAAAGGG gTTTTAGGTCTTAATTTTGGTCACTGGGAGTTGTTCCGGTTGCTTATAAACACGCTGCGAGACTGCGAGAAAATGCAACGCAAATTCAAGCCAACACCTGCGATAGCCGATGTGCCAGCAGCAGCAAACACAGCGGCGCCCAAAGACACCACAGATACACATACCCTGGCGCCTAGTCAGCCGCATTCACGCAAAAATTCCACCACCAGTCACATGGAAAAACAG gtTACGCTCGAGGAACAAATGATTTGTGGCGCTCTGCAAACCCTCAACGAGGAGGCTTTCGAAGATGTGGCTAGCAGTGAACGACCCAGTCCATCGGGTTTGCCTACAG ATTCTGAGCTGCAGCTAATCAATACCCAATCAACCACAATGCCACCAGCGTCACCGGTGGCACAGCGACGCGACTCTATACTGAAGCATCAGAACAGCGTGAAAACTGATAAACACGTCAGCATCAAGCAGGACACCCAAAAGAGTGGCAGCAATAAGTTACAAATGACCTCAAATCTTGAGTATATCTCCGAAAAACCATCCTCGTTGTGCTCGTCTGCCTCAACTCTGCCGTCCAGCGGTTCGACAACGTTAGAGCGGCGGCCCAGTAAAACGGGAACAG GTCCACGACCCGCTTCGTTGGTCATCACAATGAACGACCACAAAGGCTCACAATTCAAGTTGGTGCGCTCTTCCTCGGTGGACTACGAAGATATCGAGAGCCAAGCGCCGCAAGGCACTGTAAGCAAAATTATACTGGCCGAACACCTGCAGGAGGATGAATCAGCGCCGTTAGTTTTCACTGTACACAAATGA